The window GAAAGTGGCCGTAGCCCCAGACAAACGCTTTCCGACTGTCCGTGAGAAGATCGTGAACCGGACGGTGAAAATACAACCACCACATCGAGTACACGATCAGCAGGCCGCCCACGATGAGAGGCGCGAGGACGGACAGGGCCTCGCCGGAGGCGATCGCCGACTCGATTGCGACGCTGGCCGCCAAGACCGATTCACCGAGAACGATGATGGTCATGAGACCATATCGCTCCGCGATGTGATGCGGGTGCCACGGCGTTGCCCCGGCACGCTCCGCCCAAACCGGCACCGCGAGCTCACAGGCCGCGAGACACAGAAACCCTGGAATCGACCACAGGCCCCAGAGCACCAGTGCGACCCACGCCACCTGCGTCACGGCGATGCCATGGGCGTATCGCCTTGCGGTGGCTCGGCGCTTCGGATCATCTTTCGACGCCCGGAGCCACTGCGCCACGATGGCGAGTCGCATCACCACGTAACCGCCCAGCACCGCCGCGTTGGCAGTTCGAGTCTCGAACATCGTCGGAACGCCCGCGGCCAGCATCAGCGCCCCCGAAATCTGGACGAACACCGCGAGCCGATAGAGTACGTCGTCGCAATCGTAGGCCGAAGCGAACCAGGTGAAGTTCATCCACGCCCACCAGATGGCGAAAAACACCATGGCATAGCCGACGAGGCCGTCGCCGGTATGACCTTCGGCGATGGCGTGATGGAGCCCGCTGGCCGCCTGGGCGATCGCAACCACGAAGACGAGGTCGAAGAAGAGCTCGAGCGGGGTGGCGGCCCGGTGCGACTCGTTCGGGTCGCGCGCGACCATCTTCGCGCACAGTCCTCGCCTTGCTTCTTCGCGGCGCGCCGCGGTGGACGTTACCGACATGTGGCCGTTGGATCCTATCCGAAACCCATGCGCCGAGGAGCCCGTAAGGTGACTCCCGTTCGGCTGGGTGAACCCTCTCCACCTCGCGGCACGATGTCCCCGGCAGTTCGAGGCAGTTCGAGAAGGTCTTGACGACTCCGGCACGAAAAGAGTAGAAACCTCAGCGGGAGGGTTCCTGTGACCACCAATCGTGCGTGGCTCGTGCGCCTGCGCTCCTCGGGAAAGGTCGAAGAGAGCGGATATCTTTGAAGCGATCCACCCTTTTGCTGATCTCTTGGCTCGCCGCCGCCGCGGCGCTCGAAGCGGTGCCCAGGTCGTTGAAACCCCGCGTCCCTTTTGCTAACGTTCTCCACTCGCGCACAGCTCGGGCGGCAATCCCGAGCACTTCCGTTACCACCCGATTCGAGCCATCGCGATGTGATCTTCATTTTCCTTGTCGTCGTTCAAGGACTTGGAGGAAGCCGACATGGTGAACAAAGCAGACGATGAGAGCAACGTCCGACACCGAGACATCCACCGCCGTGAGTTCCTTCAGGGCGCGGCCGTAGGCACCGCCTTCGTCGCGATGGGAGGACGCCATGCGGCAGCGTTCCTCCTCCCACCGCAGGAGGATCCGGTCGTGGCGCAGATCGCGGCGCAGCACGATGCCACCATCAAGATGCTCCAGCAGTGGATCGCGCTTCCCTCCATCGCCGCCGAGGATCTCAACTATCCCGAGGGCGCGGAGTACATGACCCAGCTCGCCCGCGACGCGGGTTTCCAGCACGTTGAGATGGTGCCCACAAAAGGCAAACCGGGCGTTTTCGCCACGCTCGATTCCGGAGCGGCCAACACGCTCGCGATCTACTTCATGTACGACGTCAAGCAGTTCGATCCCGCCGAGTGGTCCTCGCCCCCGCTCGAGGCACGCCTGGTGGACAAGCCCGGCTTCGGCAAGATCATGGTGGGGCGTGGGGCCACGAACACCAAGGGGCCGCAGACCGCCTGCCTCGCCGCGCTGCACGCCTTCAAGGCTGCCGGTCAGAAGCCACCGGTGAACCTGGTGCTGGTCTGCGAAGGCGAGGAAGAAATCGGCTCGCCGAACTTCAAGGAAATCGTCTTCAAGCCCGATGTCGAGGCGGCCCTGAAGAAGTCCCTGGGAATCATCATCCCTCTCGGCAACCAGGATCTGGACGGCTCCGTGACGGTCAACCTGGGCGCCAAGGGCATCGTGGAGCTGGAG is drawn from Vicinamibacteria bacterium and contains these coding sequences:
- a CDS encoding low temperature requirement protein A: MSVTSTAARREEARRGLCAKMVARDPNESHRAATPLELFFDLVFVVAIAQAASGLHHAIAEGHTGDGLVGYAMVFFAIWWAWMNFTWFASAYDCDDVLYRLAVFVQISGALMLAAGVPTMFETRTANAAVLGGYVVMRLAIVAQWLRASKDDPKRRATARRYAHGIAVTQVAWVALVLWGLWSIPGFLCLAACELAVPVWAERAGATPWHPHHIAERYGLMTIIVLGESVLAASVAIESAIASGEALSVLAPLIVGGLLIVYSMWWLYFHRPVHDLLTDSRKAFVWGYGHFLVFMAAAAVGAGIAVGVDAATHHSEISSAAAGAAVAVPAALYLLSLQFLHDRPEYGKARILAPIAAGLVLLVPLTPLAGYAVLATGVILALLVCWKLFLMAGAAE